From a single Budorcas taxicolor isolate Tak-1 chromosome X, Takin1.1, whole genome shotgun sequence genomic region:
- the LOC128069706 gene encoding 60S ribosomal protein L4-like, producing MACARPLISVYSEKGESSGKNVTLPAVFKAPIRPDIVNFVHTNLRKNNRQPYAVSELAGHQTSAESWGTSRAVARIPRVRGGGTHHSGQGAFGNMCRRGRMFAPTKTWQHWHRRVNTTQKRYAICSALGASALPALVVSKGHHIEGVPELPLVVEDKVEGYKKTKEAVLLLKKLKPWNDIRKVYASQRMRAGKGKMRNRCRIQRRGPCIIYNEDNGIIKAFRNIPGITLLNVSKLNILKLAPGGHVGRFCIWTESAFRKLDELYGTWRKAASLKSNYNLPMHKMLNTDLSRILKSPEIQRALRAPRKKIHRRVLKKNPLKNLRIMLKLNPYAKTMRRNTILLQAKNHKIRMDKAAAALEAKSDQKGVQGKKPVVGNKEKKAVGDKKLKKPVVRKKAAGTKKPAAENKPTEKKPTSEEKKAAA from the coding sequence ATGGCGTGTGCTCGTCCACTGATATCAGTGTACTCCGAAAAGGGGGAGTCATCTGGCAAAAATGTCACTTTGCCTGCTGTGTTCAAGGCTCCCATTCGACCCGATATTGTTAACTTTGTTCACACCAACTTGCGCAAAAACAACAGACAGCCCTATGCTGTCAGTGAATTAGCAGGTCATCAAACCAGTGCTGAGTCTTGGGGTACCAGCAGAGCTGTGGCTCGAATTCCCAGGGTTCGAGGTGGCGGGACTCACCATTCCGGTCAGGGTGCTTTTGGAAATATGTGTCGTAGGGGCCGCATGTTTGCACCAACCAAGACCTGGCAACATTGGCACCGCAGAGTGAATACAACGCAGAAGCGATACGCCATCTGCTCTGCACTGGGTGCCTCAGCCTTACCGGCGCTGGTCGTGTCTAAAGGTCATCATATAGAGGGAGTTCCTGAACTTCCTTTGGTGGTGGAAGATAAAGTTGAAGGCTACAAGAAGACCAAGGAGGCTGTTTTGCTCCTGAAGAAACTTAAGCCCTGGAATGATATCAGAAAGGTCTACGCCTCTCAGCGAATGAGAGCCggcaaaggcaaaatgagaaaccGGTGCCGCATCCAGCGCAGGGGACCCTGCATCATCTATAATGAGGACAATGGGATCATCAAGGCCTTCAGAAACATCCCTGGAATTACTCTGCTTAATGTAAGCAAGCTGAACATTTTGAAACTTGCTCCTGGTGGTCACGTGGGACGTTTCTGCATTTGGACTGAAAGTGCTTTCCGAAAGTTAGATGAGCTATATGGCACTTGGCGTAAAGCAGCCTCCCTCAAGAGTAACTACAACCTCCCCATGCACAAGATGCTCAATACAGACCTTAGCAGAATCTTGAAAAGCCCAGAAATCCAAAGAGCACTCCGAGCACCACGCAAGAAGATTCATCGCAGAGTCCTGAAGAAGAATCCACTGAAAAACCTGAGAATCATGTTGAAGCTTAACCCGTACGCAAAGACCATGCGCCGGAACACCATTCTTCTGCAGGCCAAGAATCACAAAATCCGCATGGATAAGGCAGCAGCAGCACTAGAAGCCAAATCAGATCAGAAGGGGGTTCAGGGCAAGAAGCCTGTGgtgggaaacaaagaaaagaaggctGTTGGTGATAAGAAGCTGAAGAAGCCTGTGGTGCGAAAAAAGGCTGCAGGGACCAAGAAACCAGCAGCTGAAAACAAGCCCACAGAAAAGAAACCCACCTCAGAGGAAAAGAAGGCTGCTGCATAA